A portion of the Leptospira noumeaensis genome contains these proteins:
- a CDS encoding MarR family winged helix-turn-helix transcriptional regulator — protein MSKVKNPTDEVLLLKNQICFSLYSSMHRMMKIYRPLLAAMGLTYPQYLVMLVLWEEEEASVSRLGDRLQLDSGTLTPLLKRLEQSGFVERMRSQEDERVVVVSLTKNGKQLREKAKAIPEQIFCLSGIEENQAIQLKAILDELAQS, from the coding sequence TTGTCCAAGGTTAAGAATCCTACAGATGAGGTTCTTCTTTTGAAGAACCAAATTTGTTTTTCCTTATATTCGTCGATGCACCGGATGATGAAGATCTATCGTCCGTTACTTGCCGCTATGGGACTGACTTATCCACAATACTTAGTAATGTTGGTGCTTTGGGAAGAGGAAGAAGCCTCAGTGAGTAGACTTGGGGATCGTTTGCAGTTAGATTCAGGAACTTTGACACCTTTATTAAAGAGATTGGAACAGAGTGGATTTGTAGAGCGAATGAGAAGTCAGGAAGATGAACGAGTCGTTGTTGTGTCTCTCACAAAGAATGGAAAACAATTACGCGAAAAGGCAAAAGCCATACCAGAACAAATTTTTTGTTTGTCTGGGATTGAAGAGAACCAAGCAATCCAACTAAAAGCAATTTTAGACGAACTTGCTCAAAGCTGA
- a CDS encoding glutathione peroxidase, with translation MSEEFYKIKVKRGSEEVPLEQFKDKVLLIVNTASECGFTPQYKGLQETYDRWKGKGLEVLAFPCNQFGEQEPGTDAEIKLFCERTFLTTFPIFSKLEVNGPNTDPLYKHLKKQAPGIFGSLDIKWNFTKFLIDKNGNVVKRYAPITKPEAIEKDIEKLVQG, from the coding sequence ATGTCAGAAGAATTTTACAAAATTAAAGTAAAACGAGGTTCCGAGGAAGTTCCGTTGGAGCAGTTTAAAGACAAAGTGTTACTCATTGTCAACACAGCCAGTGAATGTGGTTTTACTCCACAATACAAAGGGCTCCAGGAAACTTATGACCGTTGGAAAGGAAAGGGTTTGGAAGTATTGGCTTTCCCGTGCAATCAGTTTGGTGAACAAGAACCGGGAACAGATGCAGAGATTAAATTATTTTGCGAAAGAACATTCTTAACAACTTTTCCTATCTTTTCTAAACTAGAAGTGAACGGACCAAATACTGATCCACTTTACAAACATTTAAAAAAACAAGCTCCAGGGATTTTCGGTTCCCTTGACATCAAGTGGAATTTCACAAAATTTTTAATCGATAAAAATGGAAACGTTGTGAAACGTTATGCACCCATTACAAAACCAGAAGCGATCGAAAAGGACATTGAAAAACTTGTCCAAGGTTAA